A genomic region of Alligator mississippiensis isolate rAllMis1 chromosome 6, rAllMis1, whole genome shotgun sequence contains the following coding sequences:
- the GMEB1 gene encoding glucocorticoid modulatory element-binding protein 1 isoform X1, producing the protein MANAEVSVPVGDVVVVPSEGNGGQNPEDTKTQVILQLQPVQQGLFIDGHFYNRIYEEGSETSAAVVAVETHTIHKLEEGIDPSTIETNEEIEIAYPITCGESKAILLWKKFVCPGINVKCVKFNDQLISPKHFVHLAGKSTLKDWKRAIRLGGIMLRKMMDCGQIDFYQHDKVCTNTCRSTKFDLLISSARAPVPGQQTSVVQTPTSADGSITQIALSEESMEEGIEWNSALTAAVTMATEEGMKKDNDEISEDTLMFWKGIADVGLMEEVVCNIQKEIEEVLKGVQQRLGQSSFPITDAAVLNNVAHTFGLMDTVKKVLDNRKSQTDQGEEQFLYTLADLERQLEEQKKLAKDQKAKSQTIQNVVLMPVSAPKPPKRPRLQRPASATVLSPSTPIQQPQFTVISPIAIAPMGQQFSVGNIPVATISQGSSPMTVHTLPSGSQLFRYTTVVSSSKTNSSDTVTLHPSSSLALLSSAAMQDSSAIANMAAVVNPVELVAMESGLTSAIQAVEGTSEDGQTIIEIDPAPDPEAETEESEAKAVILETELRTEEKVVAEVEDHQHQVHNVEIVVLED; encoded by the exons ATGGCAAATGCCGAAGTGAGCGTCCCTGTTGGGGACGTGGTGGTCGTGCCAAGTGAAGGAAATGGAGGGCAGAACCCAGAAGATACCAAAACGCAAGTGATATTGCAGCTTCAGCCCGTGCAGCAAGG TTTGTTTATCGATGGACACTTTTACAACAGGATTTATGAAGAGGGCTCTGAGACCAGCGCTGCTGTAGTAGCTGTAGAAACACACACCATCCACAAACTTGAGGAAGGGATTG ACCCGAGCACCATTGAAACCAATGAGGAAATTGAGATTGCTTATCCCATCACCTGTGGTGAGAGCAAAGCCATCCTCCTTTGGAAGAAGTTTGTCTGTCCCGGAATTAATGTCAAGTGTGTTAAG TTCAATGACCAGCTGATCAGCCCTAAGCACTTTGTTCACCTGGCTGGCAAGTCCACCCTgaaggactggaagagagccatTCGCCTTGGAGGAATCATGTTGAG GAAGATGATGGACTGTGGGCAAATCGACTTCTATCAGCATGACAAGGTTTGCACCAACACCTGCCGAAGCACCAAATTTGATCTCTTGATCAGCAGTGCCAGAGCACCAGTGCCAGGGCAACAGACGAGCGTGGTGCAGACTCCCACATCAGCGGATG GGAGCATCACCCAGATTGCACTTTCTGAGGAGAGCATGGAGGAGGGGATTGAGTGGAACTctgccctgacagctgctgtcaccatggcCACTGAGGAGGGCATGAAGAAGGACAATGATGAGATTTCGG AGGACACGCTGATGTTCTGGAAAGGCATAGCTGATGTGGGACTGATGGAGGAGGTGGTCTGCAACATCCAGAAGGAGATTGAAGAAGTGCTGAAAGGAGTTCAGCAGCGGCTTGGCCAGTCTTCCTTCCCGATCACGG atgctgcAGTCCTGAATAATGTGGCTCACACTTTTGGCTTGATGGACACTGTCAAGAAAGTTTTGGACAACAGGAAAAGCCAGACAGATCAGGGAGAAGAGCAGTTTCTTTATACTCTAGCAG ACCTGGAACGTCAGCTGGAGGAGCAGAAGAAGCTTGCCAAGGATCAGAAGGCAAAGTCTCAGACTATCCAGAATGTGGTGCTGATGCCCGTCAGTGCTCCAAAGCCCCCTAAAAGACCCCGCCTGCAGCGCCCTGCTTCAGCCACAGTCTTAAGTCCTTCTACCCCCATCCAGCAGCCTCAGTTCACGGTCATATCGCCTATTGCCATTGCACCTATGGGACAACAGTTCTCAGTAGGCAACATCCCAGTGGCAACCATCAGCCAGGGCTCCAGCCCGATGACTGTTCACACCTTGCCATCTGGCTCGCAGCTTTTCCGGTATACCACTGTGGTGTCATCCTCCAAGACTAACTCATCTGACACTGTGACCCTTCATCCATCCTCCAGCCTGGCACTGCTGAGCTCAGCTGCTATGCAGGACAGCAGTGCCATAGCTAACATGGCTGCAGTGGTGAACCCGGTGGAACTGGTGGCCATGGAGTCTGGCCTGACCTCTGCCATCCAAGCTGTTGAGGGCACCTCAGAAGATGGACAGACCATCATAGAGATAGACCCAGCACCAGAtcctgaagcagagactgaggAGTCAGAAGCCAAAGCTGTGATTCTGGAAACAGAGCTGAGGACTGAGGAgaaggtggtggcagaggttgaGGACCATCAGCACCAGGTCCACAATGTAGAGATTGTGGTCTTGGAGGACTAG
- the GMEB1 gene encoding glucocorticoid modulatory element-binding protein 1 isoform X2 → MANAEVSVPVGDVVVVPSEGNGGQNPEDTKTQVILQLQPVQQGIYEEGSETSAAVVAVETHTIHKLEEGIDPSTIETNEEIEIAYPITCGESKAILLWKKFVCPGINVKCVKFNDQLISPKHFVHLAGKSTLKDWKRAIRLGGIMLRKMMDCGQIDFYQHDKVCTNTCRSTKFDLLISSARAPVPGQQTSVVQTPTSADGSITQIALSEESMEEGIEWNSALTAAVTMATEEGMKKDNDEISEDTLMFWKGIADVGLMEEVVCNIQKEIEEVLKGVQQRLGQSSFPITDAAVLNNVAHTFGLMDTVKKVLDNRKSQTDQGEEQFLYTLADLERQLEEQKKLAKDQKAKSQTIQNVVLMPVSAPKPPKRPRLQRPASATVLSPSTPIQQPQFTVISPIAIAPMGQQFSVGNIPVATISQGSSPMTVHTLPSGSQLFRYTTVVSSSKTNSSDTVTLHPSSSLALLSSAAMQDSSAIANMAAVVNPVELVAMESGLTSAIQAVEGTSEDGQTIIEIDPAPDPEAETEESEAKAVILETELRTEEKVVAEVEDHQHQVHNVEIVVLED, encoded by the exons ATGGCAAATGCCGAAGTGAGCGTCCCTGTTGGGGACGTGGTGGTCGTGCCAAGTGAAGGAAATGGAGGGCAGAACCCAGAAGATACCAAAACGCAAGTGATATTGCAGCTTCAGCCCGTGCAGCAAGG GATTTATGAAGAGGGCTCTGAGACCAGCGCTGCTGTAGTAGCTGTAGAAACACACACCATCCACAAACTTGAGGAAGGGATTG ACCCGAGCACCATTGAAACCAATGAGGAAATTGAGATTGCTTATCCCATCACCTGTGGTGAGAGCAAAGCCATCCTCCTTTGGAAGAAGTTTGTCTGTCCCGGAATTAATGTCAAGTGTGTTAAG TTCAATGACCAGCTGATCAGCCCTAAGCACTTTGTTCACCTGGCTGGCAAGTCCACCCTgaaggactggaagagagccatTCGCCTTGGAGGAATCATGTTGAG GAAGATGATGGACTGTGGGCAAATCGACTTCTATCAGCATGACAAGGTTTGCACCAACACCTGCCGAAGCACCAAATTTGATCTCTTGATCAGCAGTGCCAGAGCACCAGTGCCAGGGCAACAGACGAGCGTGGTGCAGACTCCCACATCAGCGGATG GGAGCATCACCCAGATTGCACTTTCTGAGGAGAGCATGGAGGAGGGGATTGAGTGGAACTctgccctgacagctgctgtcaccatggcCACTGAGGAGGGCATGAAGAAGGACAATGATGAGATTTCGG AGGACACGCTGATGTTCTGGAAAGGCATAGCTGATGTGGGACTGATGGAGGAGGTGGTCTGCAACATCCAGAAGGAGATTGAAGAAGTGCTGAAAGGAGTTCAGCAGCGGCTTGGCCAGTCTTCCTTCCCGATCACGG atgctgcAGTCCTGAATAATGTGGCTCACACTTTTGGCTTGATGGACACTGTCAAGAAAGTTTTGGACAACAGGAAAAGCCAGACAGATCAGGGAGAAGAGCAGTTTCTTTATACTCTAGCAG ACCTGGAACGTCAGCTGGAGGAGCAGAAGAAGCTTGCCAAGGATCAGAAGGCAAAGTCTCAGACTATCCAGAATGTGGTGCTGATGCCCGTCAGTGCTCCAAAGCCCCCTAAAAGACCCCGCCTGCAGCGCCCTGCTTCAGCCACAGTCTTAAGTCCTTCTACCCCCATCCAGCAGCCTCAGTTCACGGTCATATCGCCTATTGCCATTGCACCTATGGGACAACAGTTCTCAGTAGGCAACATCCCAGTGGCAACCATCAGCCAGGGCTCCAGCCCGATGACTGTTCACACCTTGCCATCTGGCTCGCAGCTTTTCCGGTATACCACTGTGGTGTCATCCTCCAAGACTAACTCATCTGACACTGTGACCCTTCATCCATCCTCCAGCCTGGCACTGCTGAGCTCAGCTGCTATGCAGGACAGCAGTGCCATAGCTAACATGGCTGCAGTGGTGAACCCGGTGGAACTGGTGGCCATGGAGTCTGGCCTGACCTCTGCCATCCAAGCTGTTGAGGGCACCTCAGAAGATGGACAGACCATCATAGAGATAGACCCAGCACCAGAtcctgaagcagagactgaggAGTCAGAAGCCAAAGCTGTGATTCTGGAAACAGAGCTGAGGACTGAGGAgaaggtggtggcagaggttgaGGACCATCAGCACCAGGTCCACAATGTAGAGATTGTGGTCTTGGAGGACTAG